The genomic DNA GTCGGCGATGATCCCGTTGATCTGCACCGGATCGACGTGGGTCGCATCGGCCTCGATGAGGCCGTTCATCAGATCGAAGAACTGGGCGTGCTGGCGATCGACGATGTCCGTCCCCAGCTTCAGGCCACTCGGAAGCGCGAATGTCTGCATGATTCCCTCCGGCAATGGGTTGTGCCTGTCAGAGGGATCGGCCCCGGTCGGGAGACCTTAAGGGGCTTCTTTAGCCGGCGCCCGGGTCGCCCCGGCCCAGGCCACGGCGCCGCACACCAGCAGCAGGCCGGCGATCACCCGCCCGGACGCCGCCTCCTCGCCGAAAACCAGCCAGGAAACGGCCACCGCCAGGGGCACCTTGAGGTTGTTGGCCGCCGCCAGCTCGCCGGCCCCGGTGCGGGCCGCCCCCCGGTTCCACAGGTAGAATCCGAG from bacterium includes the following:
- a CDS encoding EamA family transporter; this encodes LGFYLWNRGAARTGAGELAAANNLKVPLAVAVSWLVFGEEAASGRVIAGLLLVCGAVAWAGATRAPAKEAP